In Desulfomonilia bacterium, the genomic window GCGTGTGCGGGGAACATTTCAGCTCGCAATGATATGTCACCTGCCCGCGCGGTTCATCCCCGCGTGTGCGGGGAACATCCAAGGAAGAATGTCTCGATCTGCCGGATAAGCGGTTCATCCCCGCGTGTGCGGGGAACATAATCGCCGGGGTTAGCGGTTGATAGCGCCACCCGGTTCATCCCCGCGTGTGCGGGGAACATCCTGAGGAGAGACAGTGGCCGAAACGCATGAGCGGTTCATCCCCGCGTGTGCGGGGAACATTGCGTTCCGAGCTCCTCGATGTGCTGCTCACCCGGTTCATCCCCGCGTGTGCGGGGAACATTCACCAAAATCTGATGTGGCCAGAGCTATGTACGGTTCATCCCCGCGTGTGCGGGGAACATTGCCATTTCCTTACCGCTCAATTCGAGCCCGCCGGTTCATCCCCGCGTGTGCGGGGAACATCCGTTGTATGTCACTGTCGTGCCGTTCTCATACGGTTCATCCCCGCGTGTGCGGGGAACATTGTCCGGCATCGGTTGCTATCATCTTTATCGTCGGTTCATCCCCGCGTGTGCGGGGAACATTTTGCTATTCCTGAAACGGCGAACGCGCGGAGCGGTTCATCCCCGCGTGTGCGGGGAACATATCCTTCGTCAAATACCAATGAAGGTCATACACGGTTCATCCCCGCGTGTGCGGGGAACATCACAGGATAGTGAAACAAAAGAAATACTGGAGCGGTTCATCCCCGCGTGTGCGGGGAACATTTCTGCGCACGAAAATCCCCACAGACCGCCGCCGGTTCATCCCCGCGTGTGCGGGGAACATCGAGAGCGGGTTTTTCCGGTTTGCTGCCGACCCGGTTCATCCCCGCGTGTGCGGGGAACATAGATATTTTTTATACAAGCAACGGTTTGAGGTCGGTTCATCCCCGCGTGTGCGGGGAACATAAAATCTTCATTCTCAATGTCCCTGAGAATTTCGGTTCATCCCCGCGTGTGCGGGGAACATGTCCATGAATGTGGTTAATATTTTTTCATCCGCGGTTCATCCCCGCGTGTGCGGGGAACATTGATAAGTTTTATATCCCGGCCGTAATTTTCTCGGTTCATCCCCGCGTGTGCGGGGAACATACTGGTTTTACAGGGATGTTACTGATTGTCGGCGGTTCATCCCCGCGTGTGCGGGGAACATCTATCAGGGGTACCATTCAATAAAATAAGGTACGGTTCATCCCCGCGTGTGCGGGGAACATGAGCCTGACCATCGTGGTCACTGTTATGTTTACGGTTCATCCCCGCGTGTGCGGGGAACATGATTACATCTTCTTCGGAAAGCCTGACATTTACGGTTCATCCCCGCGTGTGCGGGGAACATGGAAGATGACCTGCGCTCCTTTCGAGGCGCGGCGGTTCATCCCCGCGTGTGCGGGGAACATCAGAGCGCAGGCCAGAGAGGCCGCTGATCCGGCGGTTCATCCCCGCGTGTGCGGGGAACATCCGTTGTATGTCACTGTCGTGCCGTTCTCATACGGTTCATCCCCGCGTGTGCGGGGAACATTTCCGAAACAGGCCCTGTGTTTTGATGACGGGCGGTTCATCCCCGCGTGTGCGGGGAACATTCGAAGTGGAAACCCAGAGAGAACGCGATAGGCGGTTCATCCCCGCGTGTGCGGGGAACATTCGCATAGCATGGTCCAGAATTTTATACCGCCCGGTTCATCCCCGCGTGTGCGGGGAACATGGGCATGCCCGATGTGAAGTTCACCGAAAATGGGGTTCATCCCCGCGTGTGCGGGGAACATCATCCGATGATGCCGTTATCTCGCGGCCTATTCGGTTCATCCCCGCGTGTGCGGGGAACATCTCAACTCCATAAAACGCCTGGAAGCTGGGATCGGTTCATCCCCGCGTGTGCGGGGAACATAGCATGATGTACCAGGTGGAATCAGGCCCTATCGGTTCATCCCCGCGTGTGCGGGGAACATGGTTATCCAGCTCGTCCTAGCCGATGCGTGACCGGTTCATCCCCGCGTGTGCGGGGAACATCCATCTTTCAGCCATTGGTTTTCCTCCTGTTTCGGTTCATCCCCGCGTGTGCGGGGAACATTGAAGAATCAGATAATGAGAATCATGAATAACCGGTTCATCCCCGCGTGTGCGGGGAACATGCCCTCGATGCGGAGTAAGAAGCGGTAAAATGCGGTTCATCCCCGCGTGTGCGGGGAACATTCTTATCTGTTGCGGCGTGCGTGTTGTTGAACCGGTTCATCCCCGCGTGTGCGGGGAACATTCATCCAGCAGAGTTCCCGCTACCGATAATGCCGGTTCATCCCCGCGTGTGCGGGGAACATTCCTATGCTGCGGCCCCCTCCCCATGTGTTACCGGTTCATCCCCGCGTGTGCGGGGAACATAGGGTCTGCAGCCAGAATGAGCCTGATAACGTCGGTTCATCCCCGCGTGTGCGGGGAACATCGCCCTGCCAGGGAGGATGCGGTATGATCACTCGGTTCATCCCCGCGTGTGCGGGGAACATTCAGCTCGATTCAGCAGCGAAAATTGGGGGTTCGGTTCATCCCCGCGTGTGCGGGGAACATGAGATGTAACCGACGAAGCAGTCCTTCATTTCCGGTTCATCCCCGCGTGTGCGGGGAACATGACTGCGTGACCTCGTTTTCGCCGTCAAGTTTCGGTTCATCCCCGCGTGTGCGGGGAACATTATTACGTAAAACCGGCGACGGCGTCAGTGTTCGGTTCATCCCCGCGTGTGCGGGGAACATTTGAAAAGGAATACACATATCTCCTTCACAAACGGTTCATCCCCGCGTGTGCGGGGAACATGAAAACAGATTGCAGAAAAATGTGAAGTCTCTCGGTTCATCCCCGCGTGTGCGGGGAACATATCTATATGATTGCCTGTAGCATTTACAACGCCGGTTCATCCCCGCGTGTGCGGGGAACATTCACTTCTATAAAAGAACACATCTCATATTTACGGTTCATCCCCGCGTGTGCGGGGAACATTTTATAAGATTTATGGGCATATCTTTTGTTGCTGGTTCATCCCCGCGTGTGCGGGGAACATAAATAAAGGATGAAAATCATGAGAGACAAAAACGGTTCATCCCCGCGTGTGCGGGGAACATTCTAAGCTCTAATTCAAAATATCCACCGATCCCGGTTCATCCCCGCGTGTGCGGGGAACATTTACTATCCTTAACCTTTGTCAATATACTCAGCGGTTCATCCCCGCGTGTGCGGGGAACATATATTATTATTATACATAATCGGTTATGTTGGCGGTTCATCCCCGCGTGTGCGGGGAACATACTTCTTGTATCACGTAGAATTCACTATATATTTTCAAAGATCAATTTTCTACCGATAATTTTTCTAAAATCCACCTGTATAATTTTTCTAATTTCCCGGCATAGTATTTGTGTTTGCCTTCAAATCAGCAAAACCCGTTTTTTGGTAACCGATAAAGCCACCAATGTGTTTCACGATTCGGATTCTCGATCTCATCAGGATAAATGTCGCATAGAGAATTGTCTTCAATAGTGCTTTTTTTAAAAATCTCATCCGCCGATTTGAGTCTTTCCCGGTATGGCGCAATCTGCTCCGGCGACGCATGCTCTAATGCAAGAAAAAGCATGCTCCTTCGCCAAATATCAAAATAATATTCTTCAGATACTTCCCGGTATTCGCCTCTGATCCATTCAACCCTCTTTTCCCAATCTTTCACAAAACTTTCCAGGCCGCTTTCTACAGTATCATCACTATATCCCTTAAGAATGAGATACTCGGTTAAGGCATTACATTCTCCGTGATCCATGAGATATCGATTGGGTCTCATTTTATCTTCGTAATCGGGCATAACTGCTCACCTCGGCATACATGATACTGTTTGTTATATCGCCTCATTTTCTTCTCGCCGTATCCCGCATTCATATATTCTCGGAACATGTTTCCGGCAGGAACGAAACCAGCTTTATTCCATCCATCGCCACAGGAATTCTTCGGTTCGCCCCTAGTGTCATGAAATCGAAACCGGCCTCGGCGTTTGTGCTCCAGACCATCACGGCATTACCGTCTTCAAGTCCCTTTTCAACCGTTTCCCATATCATCTCCCGGACCCTGCGCGAGACATTTCCGACATAAACTCCCGCCCTGACCTCAAGCAGCCACACAGCGATCCTGCCCCTCAACCTGGGAGGCGCGTTTTCAACCACGATGACCAGCATTGCCTATACCCTCCTTGTTGGGAATTGCAGGTTCGATGTTTTCAGGCGCAGGCTCAGGCATCTTCAGACCGCCTGCTGCAAGAATCTCTTCAATAGCCGGGATGATCCGCTTGAGCAGCTTCGACTGACGGAACATATCGCGGCAGGCTATTCTTACATCCCGTTCGGGATTAGCAGGCTTCTGCGCGGCTATCCTGAACGCCGCAGGAACCACCGTCTCGAACTTGAAGATATCCGCAATGTCGTAGACAAACGATTGCGGCTTTCCGGTATGGATGAAACCTACGGCAGGAGCATAGCCCGCAGCCAGGATCGCGGCCTCGCATATTCCATAAAGGCAGGCCGTCGCAGAACTCAGGCAGCGGTTTGGTATGTCGCCGCTTTCCCACTCGGTATAGTCATAATTCCTGTTTTTCCATTCAACCCTGTACTGGCGCGCAAGTAGTTCATACATTTTGCGAACACGGACACCCTCAATGCCGCGAAGCTGCTCAATGCTGCGCCTTTCCGGTGGAGCCTCCCTGAAACGCATTGCATACATCTTGCGGACGACCTTTAGCCTTGCATCATCATCGAGAGCCAGTTTCGCCTGATAAAGAAGTCTGTCGGCGCGTGCGCCTCCCGGTTGGCCCGAAGCATAAAGGCGCACCCCGCCGTCACCCACCCACACGAGCAGGCACCCGACACGTGATGCAAGGGTGACCGCCGCATGAGAAACGCGTGTACCCGGTTCCAGCATCAGACATGCCACGCCACCAACCGGGATATGCGTACGCACGCCGGTTTTATCGACAACAACGAATGCACCGTCGAGGACATCAAGATTTCCCTTTTCAATGAACAGGATTGAGACCCTGTCCTTCATAAGGGTCGGCTTCAACGGCGGAAGTATTGGTTCGGCCATCAGGCTTTTCCTTTCAGTCGTTTCAGCTTTTCCGGCTCGGCGAGATAGTTCTCTTTTGATACGACTTTCGAACCGGTCTCGGCTTCAAGCTTTTCGCGTGCTTCTCCGGCAATGCGCCCTCCTTTGCGGGCGGCAACCTTGTTCTCAGGCAATCCTTGTGCGTTATGTTTTCTGGTGATTTCGGTTGTGGCCGCCTCGCTGAGCATGGAGAATATAAGCTCCAGGTCGTTCATGTGATCGCGCAGATTTTCGCGTTTGTGGCCCTTTTGTTTCTTATATTCGGAAGGCGTCAGGCCGAATGCGGCCTTCGAGATTTCAGCAGTAAGGATCGCGTATTCAGGCTCACCCTTGACGCCCCTGTCTTTCCATTCGTCAGTCAGTTCGGCGCGGATTGCTATGCCACGCATGCGCTTTTCGATCCAGTCATCCGAATAGCCTTTCGCCTTGTAAAGCTCACGCGTTCTCTTTGTGGCAAGCTCGGGATCTTCGATTTCCTGAACACGCTCATAGCCGACTTTAGCGAGCCAGCGCTTGAACGGCTCCGCCTTCGGTGACGGGATGGATTGGATAATGCGGAATATGCCTTCTGTGTTGGCGCAATTCATTTTCTGGATACCGCCTTGAGTTTCAATTGAAAGGGGGGTGACAATTTGTCCCCACCCTTTGGATAATTCGGCATCGCGGCTTCGCATTTTCTTTATATAATCCGATGCATTCACAGTATCCGTCAGAGCCTCGACAACATCGACGACCACAAACCACCATTCATCATTAACAAGCGTTCGCCTGATTTCCTTACTCTGAAACACCACCAGCTTTGTTTCCATCAACTTACCTCATACTCGCCGAACCATCATCAACCCGCAGCCAAAAGCTTTGGCTGGGCCGATGCCTTCAAACAGACACTTCTTAACAAAAATATCCGGCTCAATAACCGTCAGAATGCCGTTAAAATCCAGTGAACTGAAGGTTATGGTTTTGTTTTCTTTTCCCTTAAAAAGCCTGTGCTGACGATATCCATCAGCTCTGACCTCATTCTCCAAAATTCTAAATCCATGCGAGACTGCACGTTCTTCCAGCCAGTGGAAACCCGTCTGCTGAATAATGTCAGGAATGTTGAAACTCATTCCCTCTTTCTTTAATTTTAATTTTTTCTCCATCACAACGTCATGCCGCTGTTGCCTCCCGTTTTCATCATGTCGGGATCGGATCGGATTTGCGCATAAGGTAAAACCGAGACGCTGACCTGATTTAAGTTGAGGATTGTATTCTTTTGACAGGATTTCCCACATCCCGACTGTATCTGCCGGTTCGCGTTTTGAAACCGTGTAGAAGGTTGGCCAGCCATTAATCTCCTCATGACGATAGATGAAATCACGCGGCCGACCTGGATTGTCGGCAAACAGATTCCAGATAAGCTGATGAGTTTGATAGCCATTCTTTCTGGTAAGATCGGTTATATTGCTGGGGGAAAGGCCCCGCCGCAGGCTGATCTTGCTTATGTACATAGTTATTCCCCCTTACGCATTACACCGCAGTTTTCTCGTCGCTCGCTAAACTGCCAACGCTTGCGGGAACGTGGTTCATCCCGACGGGTTATTACTTGTTGACGATCAAGCCCGCTTGTCGAGTCATCCTCCCAATAAATCATTGCATCACCCTTCTGGATAATTCCCGATAATTCTTCGACTGGTTGCACAGATTCCAATGCATCACGCAATGTGGCTGCGGTGACAACCTGCGGTTGTAATGGCAGAGAGATCGGACATGACTTTCGCCCAAGATAGAGAGTAAAGACTGGTTTAGCCAAGGCAGCCGCCAGTTGCTGGACAGTGTATGGCGAACCGTCTGCCATGGTGATTGCCACTGTATAGGCGGCATCGCAACGGTAATCACGGCTGGAGAGAATAGTACTGAGGTCATCCGCTGACAGCTCTGAGCGTCGGGTGTAGTGAACAACTCCCTTCCTGGCAGGTGGAACCTGTGTCGTATGATAGTCACGAAGGAGCACTCCCATTGAATCAACACGGACAGCGAAAGAGCAAGATTCAGCCAAGGACTTCTGTCGTTCTTCCTCGTCACGACGGATACCAAGTGCAGCAGCTAAAAAACCGATAATAGCCGACTTTGAAGGGTACGCGAAGCTGGGACGATATTCTCCTACGGCAATATCACCCCAGGCAGCCAGTGGCCCATAAAGGCGAAACAATAGATAGTCGCGCATGGCCTACTCCGTTACAAACTTAATAATATTGTCCAGACTTCCTTCGCCGGTTTCGGCATTCATTGTCATTGTAGCTTCGGCACATTTGCCATAGACCTTTTCCATGTTCGTACGTTTGGTTTCTATCTCGGTGATTGCTTTTCCAAGAACATCCTCGCCACGCACCGGCTTAAGGAAGGCAACAGAAAGGGAACGAGGCTGCTGTTCACCCTTTTCTGCCAGAATGTAGGAAGAATAGGCGCGGGATGCAAAGCTGTTCTGCTTACCGTTTGGCGCTATTTTTGCTGCGGACTCAACCAGTGCGGCAAGAGACTTCTTTGCAAGCTCCTTATCACCCAGGTTTTCTTCCAACAGGTCACGGTTAATGCAAAGGTATATATAAAAAACCCCGGCACCAAACTCAGTTTCGCCGATGTGGGCTGCACCCAGATCATCCTCTCCACTGTTCAAGTCATCCACAGCTGTAAAGTAATCATCTTCGACCGCCACTTCATGCACGGTCACTGCATGAGCAACTTGCACGGCCGCTTCTGTATTAAAGGCGGGAGAGCTGGCCAGCATCCTGCCGAACATGGCGATATCAACGGCGGAATGGTTTTTCTGTAACAATTTGAGATCGTCAGCAGAAGGCGCCGTTTTGTTTGCCGCCAGTTTCTCAACAAGGGCCATAATGTTTACTTTCTCTTCCGGAGTGAAATGCGCAAGCTGCTCAATCTCCAGTTCTTCCAGGGGTTTTGCCGCATTGGCTTTCTTCGCTTTGCCGAAAACCTCGGCAATCTCTTTAGCCCATGTTTTTGCGTTTCCTTCGGCTACTCCTTTTGACTTCAGGGCATTATATATCTCGACTCCCATCTCCTTGGTACGGATGCCGATATGGCCTTTCAACGCTTCGGAGAACAGGTCTGAAGTCCGCCAGGCCCTCTTTAGACTCTGCGAGGAAATCCTCAGCCTGGTTTTCCCGCCCATGATTGCGGTCTTGGGACGGCCAAGGTCATCACGGTTAAGGTTCGATGGCGGGTATGACGTTAACAAATGTAATTGGATAAAAGTACTCATATTCATTTCTCCTTTTTTATATATGTAAATTATTTTTCTGATGGCGATTTTGAATAATATTCAAAAGCCCATTCCTTGCGAATATCGGTATATCTGTCGTTCCATAGGTAGACGCTTCTAGCCAGACTCTGTAAATTAACAGAACCATTCAACAGGGCCACAATGCGCCCCATGGCGGTAAACAACTCGTCCGGCTCCTTTGCCTTGAGCAGTCTTCGGAAACGCAGGCCTTTCACATATACAGAACCATCAGGCTTAACTGTTGCCATCTGCTCTGCCAGTGTATCACCTGCAATGTTGGTTTTCACTCGTGCGGCAAGGCCTGCCACTAGAGCAAGGGCATCGGCATTCACTGCGCCTAATTTCCCAAGAGCAAGTCGTAATCTGTGATAAGCAGGAGTAAACGCCACTTCGGTCAAAGTGGCGCAGCGCCGCAATTCGGCCCGGTCTCCCCTGTTGTCGTTCAATGCCTGCCACCAAACAGCAAGTGCTTGCGTTTCGGGTGAATCTTTGTCGAATTTAAGATAGGTTGTACTCATCTTGCCTCCTTTCAGTTATATAATCAAAGCAGTGAATCTGCTTGTTTTTATGCTGTTTTAGACTTTGTTTTTTTTGTTTTTAACCGATTGATTCTAAGGTATTCCAAGCAATTCCATAATCTTCTCACTACGGTTGAATTTGCCCAAATCATTACGGGCAATTACTACACGCTTGGGGTCGGCATCTTCGATCGGGCCGTTCCAAGCATAGGTGTCAAAGAGTTTCAACGATTGATGACAGAGGACAAAAAGCCATTGATTGCAGACTTCATGTGTGTCATTACCTGCCTCTAATGCAGTATTCAAAGTATTCAGGGCGGAATAAAAATCAGTTTCTGTCTGTTGCCAAAAACTTTTATCAATAAAAGATGTATCGCCTTTTGCATCGCTCGGGCGTTTAAACCAGGCTTTTTTCAGGGCGCTCCTGGTATTATGTGCGATTTCAGAAGCAGCTTTTATCATGCCCCCGATCTTCTCTTGATAATCAATAAGGATAGAATCTTTAACATAGAGCAATGGCATGGTTGATTCGTACCAGCAACGTGCCTTCATGTTATCCATGTCATAACCAAAAGCCCAAAGGCGGAACTGCCATCCACTTTTCCAGCGCTTGTAAAATTCAAGGACAACTCGGGCCGGCATTCTGTTTTCACTAATATCCTGTTGCACAAGTCCAAGCCAGTGACGGTAGTTGAGGCCACCTGGTTGGGCATGAACCGGCAACAATTCACCCTCTTTATTTTTTGTATATGGCGAGAGAGGATGCAACCATGAGCCATTAAAATTCATGCCATAGTTCTTATCCTGATATTCCTTAATAATTTTCTCTGAAGTATTCCCGCATATATCACAGACACCATTTACCAAATTGTCCAGATTTAGACGAATGCGGCGGGGCATTCCCCAATACATAACAGATGGATTATAAACTTCTGGGGTTGCATCCGAACCGATGTTTTTTTCACTGGTACGAGTTCTTCCCAACCATGGGAACCTTGTTGAATCCTCTGATAAAGTAGGATCTCCACAAATATTGTTGAAAATATTTTTTTCAAGAACATTCAGCCAAATTAGCTGCCATAGGGTACTATGATTATCATCACCTGCTATAATAGTTGATAGTGGGCCGCCCCCACGGAGAGATGTTCTAAAACCAGCACCTCCGGCAGGAGCATTGGTTTGCATCGTGAATAATGCAGTTGAGCAGCAAGAAGGACACATCCCACCAATTGTATTTCTTTTGATAAAATGATCCTTGTTGTGTTTCTTTGTTGATTCCCCAGGCATATCGATCAACAATCCATCAATATCTCCTTGGGCAACATCTAATCTTTCAAAATCCTGCATAAACCTTGGCCCATCCCCGCCAAGTTCAAAGGCATGTCTAACCGTTGCAAACTTATCTTTCAGTTCATCCGGCGTGGGCGGTTCAATAAGTCGTTTACGCCACTCGGTGCCATTTAGTGGAGCAGCGACTGTCTGAACCAGCCCGATTAAAAATTGAATAAGTGCTCCGTTGAAATCCGGGCGCGGAGCGTCAAGAGACACAACAGGATTGTTCGCGAACTTATCTGTCACCTCCCACGGGGCAATCATGGTTTTTGTCCCATCCCGGCGGATTACCGGTATCCATTGTTCATCAATCAGATTGAATTGCATTTATTCCTCCTTCTTTTTGACCGTAACTCCAGTCTGTGGATCATATTCCAAGATAATAGTTTCCTGTTTTTTGTTCATCGCCAATCCTCGCCAGCGCCCATCATCCCCCTGTTGAAGAGGAACAAGTACCGTCCATTTACCTTTATCCGGCAACTGCTCTTTCAATTTGGCAATGGAGTCACCCAGAGCGCCATCATGACTGACTTCGGCATCCACCAGGGCGTTCCTGATGTTCACCTGACTCATGTCCCATGAGAATCTTTCATGTGAATACCAGGGAGCAAGCGTCACGCCGTCCCACCGAGCCAAGCGTACTGTAGTCTCCATTCCACCCAACCGGGTCGGAGTTTTCATGTCTTCACGCCACTGCGTTATCGTGGCTTCATATCCCTCATCCAGTTTAAGCATATTGATATGGGCAAGGGATTTATCCGCCTGCCATTTGGAGTCTGCCTGCTGATCACGTTGCCGTAGAGGTTCGGGGATTATGTCCGCACTCTCTGAAAATGCAGCTTCAATGAGTTCGCGCGCATCATCAGGCATTTTCAGCACCCCTTTATCTGACAGCAGTTTTGCTGTAAGCCAAAGACAACCATGACTTGGGTAGACAAAAGCAGCTTTTGGGAAGGCGGCCTTGTACCAGCTATCTGCAACATCATATTCTGGAAGCGGGCCATGAATAATCAGGCAGGGCGGCTCACGTCTATCAGGTCCTTCTACCAGAGGATTCCCTTGCTCGTCGCGAGGGTGACGATGGAGACGCCCAGCCCTCTGTATCAGCAAATCCATGGGGGCCAAATCGGTAATCAAGAGGTCGAAATCCAGATCAAGCGATTGCTCAACAACCTGTGTGGCGATCAGAACCCTTCCGCTTCTTTCTCTTGCAGTGCTTTCTCTGCCGAAGACGGAGATAGCAGCGCTTTCAATATCAAGACGATCTCCCATGGCAAAACGGGCGTGAAAAAGCATTAATTTTTCTTCCGCAAGACTGCCCTTTAAAAGTGCAAAGCCATTCAATGCATCATGAACGGTGTTTCTGATCCAGCAGACACACCTGCCCTTGTTTGCCGCCTCCACAATCTGTTGCATCACCTTAGATTCATCATCAACGAGGCTTATCGCCACACTACAGCAACGCCCAGGAGTTGCTTCAATTGGTATTTCCTTTATACCTCCCTCTTCTGAATAGGCGGTTGCCTGAGGATATGCGTTGTTTTCCAACTCCAGGTTCTTTTGATCGTCACAACCACGGGCAAAAGCAGCAATGAAATCACGCCGGATATGTGTCGGCAAGGTTGCAGAAAGCAGGATTGCGCTGCCTCCAAGTGCGGCATGGAACGCCAGCAGATTCTGCAGCAGCTTGTTCATGTAAGGATCGTAGGCATGGACCTCATCTACTATGAGGATATGACTTGCAAGACCGAAAAGTCTCAATGACTGAAAGCGTGCTGGAAGTATTGCCAATAAAGCTTGATCTAGTGTTCCGACTCCCACGTCCGCCAAGAGAGACTTTTTACGATTGTCTGCCAGCCATGAAGAGCATTGGGCTGTGGCTGATTCTCCATCTAGTGAATTAGTGTCATGTCCGGCAACAGAAACCATGAAGGTCTCCGATAGATGTCGTGAGCCGTGCGCCAATACAAGTGATGGTGATGTGCCCTGGGCAAACAGCCTCTGATATATATTGATCATTCTATCATACATGGCATTTGAAGTCGCCATGGTTGGTAGTGCAACAAAAAGGCCTTTTCCGCATCCGGCAGCCATCAATCGCCCTGCTAGAAGGAGCGCCGCCTCTGTTTTTCCAGAACCGGTTATATCTTCAAGAATGAAAAGCTGTGGCGACGAACTTTCAATCGGGCATTGCTCAATAAATCTTTGCAATGGTGTTGGGAATGAAATGTTGGGGAACAGATCGGAAAAACCGGGCAGTTCGGATAATGGAATCCAAGTGTTGATTCCCGCATCACGAATTGCCTTTTCGGCTTGCGGAATGGAGTGGATTTTCCAGTAATCATCAAATGGCATCTCTTCTTCACAGAATGGGAACCAAGTGCTGTTAGATCCAATCCAATCGCAGAGCACAGCAAAACCAGCCATCAGCCATGATGCCTTCTTCATCCGTTCTTCGAGTTCCTCCGGTGTGGGAAGATCATTTTCTGTAGAAGAACAACCCATCAGTAAATCGACTTCACGGACAAACTGTTCAGCTGCTGCCAAATCTTGTTCATTAAAATATTTTAAATAGTTTAGGGGCATCCCGTTTTGCCCCTTCATCTGTGGTGGAACACCATGATGACCAGTGTATGCCCTTACCATCGCCATAGTGACATCTTGCCAATCGTAGTATGATTCATTTAATGGAAAGGCGAGATTTTCATTCTCATAAGCAGCTTTGAGGAAGAGATTACCGAGGCTGTCATGTCTTTCGATATAACTCTTTGCGCTTGTGATTGCCTGCAGTTTTTTCAACAAATCCGGACGAAGATTCTGAAAGCTCTCAGAGAACTTCCCGATATCATGAAAAGCAAGGAACATAACAATCCAACGGATACATGTTTCCTCATCAAGACCAGTAATAACGGTAAATTTATGCCGTAATGTCGCATCTTTTGACAAAAGCACATGACCCACCGCTGCAACGTCAAGGCAGTGATAGGGTAGGAGGTGGTATTTCCCTGAGATCTTATCTGCCTTACCCCAGTATTTGAAATATAAAGGTGTATTCATCATCTTTTTCCTCTTATCATCTCAATCCACACCATCGCCAGAAGACGGGCGTCGGAAAGAGCGCGGTGTAGTTTTAAACCCTCTGGAACACCTCCAAGAAGGTGCTTCGCCAGGGTTTCGAGTTTATAGTTTGCAAGACCCGGAAAAACTTTTTTACTAAGCTCAAGGCTGCATATTGTTTTGTTGCCTATATTCAGCCCAAGCCTTGAAAGTTCATGCCTTATGAAAGACATGTCGAAAGATGCGTTGT contains:
- the cas2e gene encoding type I-E CRISPR-associated endoribonuclease Cas2e; its protein translation is MLVIVVENAPPRLRGRIAVWLLEVRAGVYVGNVSRRVREMIWETVEKGLEDGNAVMVWSTNAEAGFDFMTLGANRRIPVAMDGIKLVSFLPETCSENI
- the cas1e gene encoding type I-E CRISPR-associated endonuclease Cas1e, which translates into the protein MAEPILPPLKPTLMKDRVSILFIEKGNLDVLDGAFVVVDKTGVRTHIPVGGVACLMLEPGTRVSHAAVTLASRVGCLLVWVGDGGVRLYASGQPGGARADRLLYQAKLALDDDARLKVVRKMYAMRFREAPPERRSIEQLRGIEGVRVRKMYELLARQYRVEWKNRNYDYTEWESGDIPNRCLSSATACLYGICEAAILAAGYAPAVGFIHTGKPQSFVYDIADIFKFETVVPAAFRIAAQKPANPERDVRIACRDMFRQSKLLKRIIPAIEEILAAGGLKMPEPAPENIEPAIPNKEGIGNAGHRG
- a CDS encoding Bro-N domain-containing protein, yielding METKLVVFQSKEIRRTLVNDEWWFVVVDVVEALTDTVNASDYIKKMRSRDAELSKGWGQIVTPLSIETQGGIQKMNCANTEGIFRIIQSIPSPKAEPFKRWLAKVGYERVQEIEDPELATKRTRELYKAKGYSDDWIEKRMRGIAIRAELTDEWKDRGVKGEPEYAILTAEISKAAFGLTPSEYKKQKGHKRENLRDHMNDLELIFSMLSEAATTEITRKHNAQGLPENKVAARKGGRIAGEAREKLEAETGSKVVSKENYLAEPEKLKRLKGKA
- the cas6e gene encoding type I-E CRISPR-associated protein Cas6/Cse3/CasE, which encodes MYISKISLRRGLSPSNITDLTRKNGYQTHQLIWNLFADNPGRPRDFIYRHEEINGWPTFYTVSKREPADTVGMWEILSKEYNPQLKSGQRLGFTLCANPIRSRHDENGRQQRHDVVMEKKLKLKKEGMSFNIPDIIQQTGFHWLEERAVSHGFRILENEVRADGYRQHRLFKGKENKTITFSSLDFNGILTVIEPDIFVKKCLFEGIGPAKAFGCGLMMVRRV
- the cas5e gene encoding type I-E CRISPR-associated protein Cas5/CasD, with the protein product MRDYLLFRLYGPLAAWGDIAVGEYRPSFAYPSKSAIIGFLAAALGIRRDEEERQKSLAESCSFAVRVDSMGVLLRDYHTTQVPPARKGVVHYTRRSELSADDLSTILSSRDYRCDAAYTVAITMADGSPYTVQQLAAALAKPVFTLYLGRKSCPISLPLQPQVVTAATLRDALESVQPVEELSGIIQKGDAMIYWEDDSTSGLDRQQVITRRDEPRSRKRWQFSERRENCGVMRKGE
- the cas7e gene encoding type I-E CRISPR-associated protein Cas7/Cse4/CasC; the encoded protein is MSTFIQLHLLTSYPPSNLNRDDLGRPKTAIMGGKTRLRISSQSLKRAWRTSDLFSEALKGHIGIRTKEMGVEIYNALKSKGVAEGNAKTWAKEIAEVFGKAKKANAAKPLEELEIEQLAHFTPEEKVNIMALVEKLAANKTAPSADDLKLLQKNHSAVDIAMFGRMLASSPAFNTEAAVQVAHAVTVHEVAVEDDYFTAVDDLNSGEDDLGAAHIGETEFGAGVFYIYLCINRDLLEENLGDKELAKKSLAALVESAAKIAPNGKQNSFASRAYSSYILAEKGEQQPRSLSVAFLKPVRGEDVLGKAITEIETKRTNMEKVYGKCAEATMTMNAETGEGSLDNIIKFVTE
- the casB gene encoding type I-E CRISPR-associated protein Cse2/CasB, producing the protein MSTTYLKFDKDSPETQALAVWWQALNDNRGDRAELRRCATLTEVAFTPAYHRLRLALGKLGAVNADALALVAGLAARVKTNIAGDTLAEQMATVKPDGSVYVKGLRFRRLLKAKEPDELFTAMGRIVALLNGSVNLQSLARSVYLWNDRYTDIRKEWAFEYYSKSPSEK